The Pongo abelii isolate AG06213 chromosome 20, NHGRI_mPonAbe1-v2.0_pri, whole genome shotgun sequence genome window below encodes:
- the CRB3 gene encoding protein crumbs homolog 3, with translation MANPGLGLLLALGLPFLLARWGRAWGQILTASTNENSTVLPSSTSSSSSSDSNLPQGAITAIIVVFSILAALLLAVGLALLVWKLREKRQTEGTYRPSSEEQFSHAAEARAPQDSKETVRGCLPI, from the exons ATGGCGAACCCCGGGCTGGGGCTGCTTCTGGCGCTGGGCCTGCCGTTCCTGCTGGCCCGCTGGGGCCGAGCCTGGGGGCAAA TACTGACCGCTTCTACAAATGAGAATAGCACTGTTTTGCCTTCATCcaccagctccagctccagctccgaTAGCAACCTG cctcaggGAGCCATCACTGCTATCATCGTGGTCTTCTCCATCTTGGCCGCCTTGCTCCTGGCTGTGGGGCTGGCACTGTTGGTGTGGAAGCTTCGGGAGAAGCGGCAGACGGAGGGCACCTACCGGCCCAGTAGTGAGGAGCAG ttcTCCCACGCAGCCGAGGCCCGGGCCCCTCAGGACTCCAAGGAGACGGTGCGGGGCTGCCTGCCCATCTAG